In the genome of Streptomyces sp. NBC_00433, the window TGCCCCACCTGCACAGCTTCCGCAACGGCCTCGAACTCGACCGCGCCGCCGTCAACGCCGGCCTCACCCTGCCCTGGAGCAACGGCGAGGCACCAACCCCGTGAGCCGGTCACCGATCTGACGACCAGTCCGATCTGGCAGTACAAGTTCCCTTCGCTTCTTATGTCGGGAAGAGAAACGCAGAAGTAACCTCCCGGACTTGATCTTGGGGGACTGGAAAGGGGTCAATCTCCCGGTGAGCAAAAAGTTGTACGTCGCAGCTACTACTGCTTGGAGAACACCCTTGTTCCACCGGTCCAAACGCAGACCCGCCCGCCCCGCGCGGGCGGTCCTCGCCCTCGTTGCCGCGGTCAGCGCCGCCGCCGCCGGGCTGCTCGGCGTCAACACGCCCCAGGCGCAGGCGGTTCCCGCCTCCCCGGCGCACGGCACCGCCCCGCAGAGGACCACCCAAGCAAAGAGCCCGGGTGACTCCGTCGAGCGGGTCTGTGGCGCGCCGCAACCCGGGCAGGCCACCTGCTTCGCCATGCGGCGTACCGACACCCAGGACTTCCGCGCCAGGGCGGCCGCGGACGGGCAGCCGGACGGGCTCGGCGCCACCGACATCCAGAGCGCGTACAACCTGCCCGCGGACGGCGGTGCCAGCCAGACCGTGGCCATCGTCGACGCCTACGACGACCCCACGGCCGAATCGGACCTGGCGATCTACCGGGCGCAGTACGGGCTGCCCGCGTGCACCACGGACAACGGGTGCTTCCGGAAGGTCGACCAGCGGGGCGGCACCGTCTACCCGGAGCCGGAGGAGAGCTGGGCCGGCGAGATATCACTCGACCTCGACATGGTGTCGGCCGCCGCGCCGAACGCGCACATCCTGCTGATCGAGGCGGACGACCCAGACCCCAAGAACTTGGCCGCCGCCGTCAACCAGGCGGTGGCCATGGGGGCCAAGTTCATCTCCAACTCCTACGGCCTGGACGAGTCCCTGGTCGACACCGCGCTGTGGGACGCCGCCTACAACCACCCCGGCGTGGCGGTCGTCGCAGCATCCGGTGACGAGAGCTACGGGGTGCAGTTCCCGGCCGCGTCGCCGTACGTGACGGCGGTCGGCGGGACGTCGCTGGTCCGCGACCCGGGCACCGTCCGCGGCTGGTCGGAATCCGCCTGGAACGGCGGCGGTTCCGGCTGCTCGACGTCAGAGCCCAAGCCGGACTTCCAGAACGACGGGGGCTGCGCCGGGCGAACGGTGGCCGACGTCTCCGCGGTCGCCGACCCCGAGACCGGGGCGGCGGTCTTCCAGACGTACGGGAAGATCACCGACAGCGGCTGGGAGATCATCGGCGGCACCAGCGCCGCGACCCCGATCATCGCCGGCGTCTACGCTGTGGCGGGCGCGCCGGAACCCGACACGTACGCCAACTCCTACCCGTACGTGGCCAACCGCTCCGCGCTCAACGACGTCACCTCCGGCAGCAACGGCGAGTGCCAGCCCGCCTACCTGTGCAACGCCGGTGCGGGCTACGACGGTCCGACCGGCCTGGGCACGCCCAACGGCCCGGCAGCCTTCAAGAACGGCCCCTACGGGCGGGTCCACGGCAAGGTCCTTGACGCCGAGAAGGGCACCCCGGTCGCGCTGGCCGAGGTCAGCGCGGGCGGTTCGACCACCTACACCGGAGCCGATGGCACCTTCAGCCTGACCCTGCCGGCCGGGAAGCAGAGCGTCACGGTCGGCGGCTACGGCTTCCGGACCAAGACCTTCGCCGGGGTGAAGATCGCCGACAAGATCGTACTGGAACGGGACTTCGCCCTCACCCCGCTCCCGTCCGCCACGGTCTCGGGCACCGTCAAGGACGGCTCCGGCCACGGGTGGCCGCTCTATGCGCGGATCACGGTGGACGGCAAGCCCGGCGCCCCGATCTGGACGGACCCGGTGACCGGCGCCTACCGTGTGACGCTGCCCCAGCAGGCTGCCTACACCCTGCGGGTGACCAGCTACTACCAGGGCTACGCGTCGGCTGTCAGCACGGTCGCCGTCGCGGCGGACGACGTCGAAGCGGACTTCGCCCTCGCGGCCGACCCCCGGGTCGGCGCCGCGCCCGGCTACTCCGTCACGCACGACGGAAGCTTCGAGAGCTTCGAGTCCACCGCGTCGGCCCCCACCGGCTGGGCGGTGCAGAACGCCGGTGGGACCACCGGTGGTTGGCAGTTCAACGACCCCAGGTACCGCGGCAACAAGACCGGTGGCGCGGGCGGGTTCGCCATCGCCGACAGCGGATACGGCACGACCGTGGACACCAGTCTGCTCAGCCCGGTGTACGACTTCTCGCAGGACGGCCACCCCGACCTGTCCTTCGACACGCAGTACATCGGTTCGTTCGCTCAGGAGGCGTCGGTCGACGTCTCCGCCAACGGCGGAAAGACCTGGACGACCCTGTGGGCGCCCGACCCGGTCTTCGCCGACGTCCCGGGACCGGCGACGATCCGCCTGGACCTGACCGCGTACGCAGGCAAGCCCAAGGTGCGGCTGCGCTTCCACTTCGCCGGCAGCGACGCCTGGTATTGGCAGATCGACGATGTGCAGGTGGCAGACTGGAAGGCGACCCCGCTTCCGGGCGCACTGATCACCGGTCAGGTGACCGACGCCAACACCGGTGAGGGCATTACCGGCTCCGACGTCAAGGACGCGGCGGGGGACACGGCGATCACCACGGCCACCCCCGAGGACGCCACCACCCCCGACGGCTTCTACTGGCTGTTCTCCCAGGCGGGCAAGCAGCAGGTCACCGCCGTCCGCAAGCCGTACCAGTCCGCCACCAAGAACGTGAAGGCGGTCGCGGACAGGACGACCCGGGTCCCGGACCTCGCACTGGCGGCCGGCCGGCTGTCCGTCACCGGCGGCGACATCAGCGCATCGGTGGGCTGGGGCGCTTCCGCGTCCCAGAACCTGCAGGTCACCAACACCGGGGGAGCACCGGTGCACGTGACGCTGGCTGAGCGTCCGGCACCCGCGGCCAGGCCCACTCCCGGCAGCGGCTGGCAGCCGGCCGCCGACCTGCCCGGCCCGGTCATCGACGGCCTGGCGGAGAGCTACCAGGGCAAGCTCTACGCCGGGCTCGGCGGAAACGGCGTCGGCCCGTCGCGCAAGCTGATGCGGTACGACCCGGAAACCGGTGCCTGGTCCACCCTGGCCAGCGCCCAGGACACCCGCACGTACCCGGCGCACGGCTTCATCGGCGGCAAGCTCTACGTCACCGGCGGATTCGGCACCTCGCACCAGGCGGACCCCACCCTGGAGGTCTACGACCCGGCCACCGACACCTGGACGCGGGGCGCGAGCATGCCCACGCCGCTGGCCACCGCGGCC includes:
- a CDS encoding carboxypeptidase regulatory-like domain-containing protein: MFHRSKRRPARPARAVLALVAAVSAAAAGLLGVNTPQAQAVPASPAHGTAPQRTTQAKSPGDSVERVCGAPQPGQATCFAMRRTDTQDFRARAAADGQPDGLGATDIQSAYNLPADGGASQTVAIVDAYDDPTAESDLAIYRAQYGLPACTTDNGCFRKVDQRGGTVYPEPEESWAGEISLDLDMVSAAAPNAHILLIEADDPDPKNLAAAVNQAVAMGAKFISNSYGLDESLVDTALWDAAYNHPGVAVVAASGDESYGVQFPAASPYVTAVGGTSLVRDPGTVRGWSESAWNGGGSGCSTSEPKPDFQNDGGCAGRTVADVSAVADPETGAAVFQTYGKITDSGWEIIGGTSAATPIIAGVYAVAGAPEPDTYANSYPYVANRSALNDVTSGSNGECQPAYLCNAGAGYDGPTGLGTPNGPAAFKNGPYGRVHGKVLDAEKGTPVALAEVSAGGSTTYTGADGTFSLTLPAGKQSVTVGGYGFRTKTFAGVKIADKIVLERDFALTPLPSATVSGTVKDGSGHGWPLYARITVDGKPGAPIWTDPVTGAYRVTLPQQAAYTLRVTSYYQGYASAVSTVAVAADDVEADFALAADPRVGAAPGYSVTHDGSFESFESTASAPTGWAVQNAGGTTGGWQFNDPRYRGNKTGGAGGFAIADSGYGTTVDTSLLSPVYDFSQDGHPDLSFDTQYIGSFAQEASVDVSANGGKTWTTLWAPDPVFADVPGPATIRLDLTAYAGKPKVRLRFHFAGSDAWYWQIDDVQVADWKATPLPGALITGQVTDANTGEGITGSDVKDAAGDTAITTATPEDATTPDGFYWLFSQAGKQQVTAVRKPYQSATKNVKAVADRTTRVPDLALAAGRLSVTGGDISASVGWGASASQNLQVTNTGGAPVHVTLAERPAPAARPTPGSGWQPAADLPGPVIDGLAESYQGKLYAGLGGNGVGPSRKLMRYDPETGAWSTLASAQDTRTYPAHGFIGGKLYVTGGFGTSHQADPTLEVYDPATDTWTRGASMPTPLATAASTVLDGKLYVIGGCSSDYSCGENSTVSVYDPSTDSWSSAANYPVPVAAGACAGIENRIYCAGGTANPAVPGGTYDLSSAYSYDPVTDRWSKLPDMPHAVWRSAYTSADGLLLISGGQSKDAVLDSALAFDPRTSTWSSLPRMSQARTGAAGAPGFYTVGGIAEGASVQTVELLSGYNQQDGADITWMSASTPSLALQPGETAQVTVTLDASVAEIGQPGAYAARLQLNSDTPYPLADIPVSLTVSPPSSWGKITGKVTAASTGLPLAGATVEVDSWVADTTLTTAADGSYELWLDKRNNPLTVIVAKEGYKPVVATVKVVKGSVVVTDFALKKA